In Erigeron canadensis isolate Cc75 chromosome 6, C_canadensis_v1, whole genome shotgun sequence, the following are encoded in one genomic region:
- the LOC122604123 gene encoding putative F-box protein At1g47790, which produces MSDYIIPFEVQVEIMTRLPVKSLIQFRSVSKLWKSLIDSSQFTDDYNAYQGRQQCLLIRYKDPHELHKQKYVCIVDDETFPQHKSALNAPISFQQLNNLRLVGSSQGLLCFHGEYPNPDGSFLHSRSEMAVIWNPSLNKSIEIEVPLLYDIHTTILGFGVCPNTCDPMLVKINDIYMPWQVEVFKLNSGIWRIQRCHLPRKLVEFTWSQVAIGRFIYWQTWDKISNIIVSFDMRREKFAEINLPDSLAHEPLETLSISKLRECLVVLHYYKQTEKEVCAVWMMELGIPELFSKLFTINTPGASLKLILGFRKNKEPIIETKTVDHEESATLHVYEPQSECIKDLEIHGECGSILMSSYTESLLFVNHPDGQYIKIKLQLSH; this is translated from the coding sequence ATGTCAGATTACATCATACCTTTCGAAGTCCAAGTAGAAATCATGACAAGGCTTCCTGTGAAATCACTAATTCAATTCAGATCAGTCTCAAAACTATGGAAGTCTCTAATTGATAGctcccagttcactgatgattACAACGCCTACCAAGGTCGACAACAATGTCTGCTTATAAGGTACAAAGATCCGCATGAACTTCACAAGCAAAAATATGTTTGTATTGTGGATGATGAGACTTTCCCCCAACACAAGTCTGCTCTAAACGCTCCCATATCCTTTCAGCAACTTAACAATTTAAGGCTAGTGGGTAGCTCCCAAGGCTTGTTGTGCTTCCATGGTGAGTATCCAAACCCAGATGGTTCCTTCCTTCACTCCAGATCTGAGATGGCTGTTATTTGGAACCCTTCATTAAACAAATCAATTGAAATTGAGGTGCCTTTGTTGTATGACATACATACAACTATTCTTGGTTTCGGGGTTTGTCCTAATACTTGTGACCCTATGCTAGtcaaaattaatgatatttaTATGCCTTGGCAAGTTGAGGTCTTCAAATTAAACTCAGGGATTTGGAGAATTCAACGTTGCCATTTGCCTCGGAAACTAGTTGAGTTTACATGGTCTCAGGTAGCTATAGGTAGGTTTATCTATTGGCAAACTTGGGATAAGATTAGTAATATCATTGTTTCGTTTGATATGAGACGTGAAAAGTTTGCAGAAATAAATCTCCCGGATAGTTTAGCACACGAACCTCTGGAAACTTTGTCCATCTCTAAGCTAAGGGAGTGTCTGGTTGTGCTTCACTACTACAAACAGACCGAAAAAGAAGTTTGTGCAGTATGGATGATGGAGCTTGGTATTCCAGAATTGTTTTCAAAGCTATTTACCATTAACACCCCTGGTGCATCATTAAAATTAATACTAGGATTTAGGAAGAATAAGGAGCCTATAATTGAAACGAAGACAGTTGATCACGAAGAATCCGCGACACTTCATGTTTATGAACCACAATCAGAATGCATTAAAGATCTTGAGATTCATGGAGAATGTGGTTCAATTCTCATGAGCTCCTACACGGAAAGCCTACTTTTTGTTAATCACCCGGATGGACAATATATAAAGATCAAATTGCAGTTATCACACTGA
- the LOC122605835 gene encoding LOW QUALITY PROTEIN: putative F-box/kelch-repeat protein At1g12170 (The sequence of the model RefSeq protein was modified relative to this genomic sequence to represent the inferred CDS: inserted 2 bases in 1 codon) encodes MSDNIPLELQVEIIKWVPVKTLLKFRSVSKEWKSVIDSPDFGDDYCLRQSQPRLLIRYINITSINSGPRQVYCFSKYKYVSVADDDTLHQHRFPSAALPYSAFNLLDSRIVGCSHGLFCLYAYDLRDSSYMAVVWNPWIRKCVDVPVPNVLFNPYETILGFGVSPQTKDPKIVKIISSIHPKADNSVPIPWRVEVFTLSLGTWKTPSCGVNNLPWRNSVRFDWSQVALDGVIYWHAFEMFIVDGRFRHHNLIMSFDLSSEXFEEVCLPDNLARRNSYDLSISKRMESVVVLEDHVTSCDVWMMGQGVTKSFTKLFTVMTSRSPSYKVHDL; translated from the exons atgtcagACAACATTCCTTTGGAATTGCAAGTCGAAATAATCAAATGGGTTCCTGTGAAAACATTGCTTAAATTCCGGTCAGTTTCGAAAGAATGGAAGTCAGTCATCGACAGCCCCGATTTTGGTGATGATTACTGCCTCCGCCAGTCTCAGCCCCGTTTGCTAATAAGGTACATTAATATTACTTCTATAAACAGTGGTCCCAGACAAGTTTACTGTTTTTCCAAATACAAGTATGTTTCGGTTGCTGATGACGATACTTTGCACCAACACCGATTTCCTAGTGCCGCTCTTCCCTATTCTGCTTTCAATCTTTTAGATTCAAGAATAGTCGGTTGCTCTCACGGTTTATTTTGTCTCTATGCTTATGATCTAAGAGATTCAAGTTATATGGCTGTTGTATGGAATCCTTGGATTCGAAAATGTGTTGATGTTCCTGTCCCTAATGTTCTGTTTAATCCGTACGAAACTATTTTAGGTTTTGGGGTTAGTCCTCAAACGAAGGACCCCAAGATTGTTAAGATTATTAGTTCCATTCATCCTAAAGCTGACAATTCAGTTCCCATCCCTTGGCGAGTTGAGGTTTTTACTTTAAGCTTGGGGACTTGGAAAACTCCATCATGTGGTGTAAACAATCTCCCTTGGCGTAATTCGGTTAGGTTTGATTGGTCACAGGTTGCTCTTGACGGGGTTATATATTGGCATGCCTTTGAGATGTTTATAGTGGATGGTAGATTTCGGCACCACAATCTGATTATGTCATTTGATTTGAGTAGTGA ATTCGAAGAAGTATGCCTTCCAGATAATTTAGCACGCcgaaacagttatgatttatcTATCTCTAAGCGAATGGAGTCGGTCGTCGTGCTTGAAGATCATGTAACTTCTTGTGATGTATGGATGATGGGGCAAGGTGTTACTAAATCGTTTACAAAACTGTTCACTGTTATGACAAGTCGTTCACCTTCATATAAAGTACATGATTTGTGA